The following are from one region of the Bactrocera oleae isolate idBacOlea1 chromosome 6, idBacOlea1, whole genome shotgun sequence genome:
- the fln gene encoding flightin — MADEEDPWGFDEGDSEPVAAAAPTPAAAAATPTAADAGATPATGGGQSTPAGEEPEAAAAEEESAPPPPPPEDDGYRKPVQLYRHWVRPQFLQYKYMYNYRTNYYDDVIDYLDKKQVGVSREIPRAQTWAERVLRTNNASGRDLDSYTCSSKRDKQLVQTLAASIRTHNYHTKAYINQKYANVL, encoded by the exons ATGGCTGATGAGGAGGATCCATGGGGTTTCGATGAGGGTGATAGTGAGCCAGTCGCTGCCGCTGCCCCTACTCCTGCAGCTGCAGCTGCCACTCCCACTGCCGCAGATGCAGGTGCTACCCCTGCCACGGGTGGTGGGCAGAGCACCCCCGCTGGAGAAGAACCTGAAGCAGCTGCCGCCGAAGAAGAATCggcaccaccaccaccgccaccaGAAGACGATGGCTACCGAAAGCCCGTGCAATTATATCGCCACTGGGTGAG GCCACAATTCTTGCagtataaatacatgtataacTACAGAACAAACTACTATGATGACGTAATTGATTACTTGGATAAGAAGCAGGTTGGCGTTTCAAGGGAAATACCGCGCGCACAAACTTGGGCCGAACGCGTGCTAAGAACAAACAACGCTAG TGGACGCGACCTTGACTCATACACATGTTCAAGCAAAAGGGATAAGCAACTTGTTCAAACTCTGGCTGCCTCAATTCGTACTCATAATTATCACACCAAAGCTtatattaaccaaaaatatgcaaatgttctataa